The following is a genomic window from Brevibacterium limosum.
GCAGCAGGAGCCTTGGCCTGCTCGGCGGCAAGCTCCTTGTCGGTCATGTCGCCCTTGTAGATCCACACCTTGACGCCGATGCGTCCGAAAGTGGTGTGGGCTTCGTGAACGCCGAAGTCGATGTTCGCGCGCAGGGTGTGCAGCGGCACACGACCTTCGCGGTAGAACTCGGACCGGCTCATCTCAGCTCCGCCGAGGCGGCCCGAGCACTGCACACGGATGCCCTTGGCACCTGCGCGCTGGGCGCTCTGGATGGCCTTGCGCATCGCACGGCGGAAGGCCACACGGCTGGCGAGCTGCTCGGCAACTCCCTGGGCGACGAGCTGTGCGTCGACCTCGGGGTTCTTCACCTCAAGGATGTTGAGCTGAATCTGCTTGCCGGTGAGCTTTTCGAGCTGACCGCGGATGCGGTCTGCTTCGGCTCCGCGACGACCGATGACGATGCCCGGGCGTGCGGTGTGGATGTCGACGCGGACACGGTCACGCGTGCGCTCGATGTTGACCTTCGAGATGCCGGCCCGTTCGAGGCCGGTATTCATCATCTGGCGGATCTTGACATCTTCGAGCACGTAGTCCTTGTAGCGCTGCCCCGGCTTGGTCGAGTCAGCGAACCACTTTGACTTGTGATCCGTGGTGATTCCGAGTCGGAATCCGTTCGGATTGATCTTCTGGCCCATTAACGGTTCCCCTTCCGGCTCTTGCGCTGAGGCAGGTCGTCACCGCTGGCCAGGACCACTGTCACATGGCTGGTGCGCTTCTCGATGCGAAAAGCGCGACCCTGGGCACGCGGACGGAACCGCTTCATGGTCGGCCCCTCATCCACGAAGGCTTCGGAGATGACCAGTTCGTTCTCATCGAACGCAACGCCTTCCTCGTCGGCCCGGACACGCGCATTGGCGATGCCGGAGGCCACGAGCTTGTAAATCGGATCTGATGCCGACTGTTCTGCAAACTTCAACACTGCAAGTGCTTCGGTCGCCTGCTGACCACGAATGAGGTCGATGACGCGCCGAGCCTTGCGAGGCGTAACGCGCAGGTACCGCGCCTTAGCCTTGGCTTCCATCGCTTCCTTCTCTCTTCTCTAGGATCGAAAGAGTGCCCCGCCTCAGCGGCGGCGCCCCTTGCGATCGTCCTTTTCGTGGCCACGGAACGTCCGTGTCGGTGCGAACTCGCCGAGCTTGTGTCCGACCATCGACTCAGTGATGAAGACGGGGACATGCTTGCGTCCGTCATGTACTGCGATGGTGTGTCCCAGGAAGTCCGGGACGATCATCGAGCGACGAGACCATGTTTTGATGACATTTTTGGTGTTCTTCTCGTTCTGACGAGCCACCTTCTGGAAGAGGTGTTCGTCGACGAAAGGACCCTTTTTGAGGCTACGAGGCATAAGTCAGTACTCCAATCAGCGCTTCTTGCCGGTCCGGCGACGGCGCACGATGTACTTGTCGCTCTCCTTGTTCGGCCGGCGTGTGCGGCCCTCCAACTGACCCCACGGG
Proteins encoded in this region:
- the rpsC gene encoding 30S ribosomal protein S3 → MGQKINPNGFRLGITTDHKSKWFADSTKPGQRYKDYVLEDVKIRQMMNTGLERAGISKVNIERTRDRVRVDIHTARPGIVIGRRGAEADRIRGQLEKLTGKQIQLNILEVKNPEVDAQLVAQGVAEQLASRVAFRRAMRKAIQSAQRAGAKGIRVQCSGRLGGAEMSRSEFYREGRVPLHTLRANIDFGVHEAHTTFGRIGVKVWIYKGDMTDKELAAEQAKAPAARGPRGRGRGRGGRGRGQEGAPRRGDQARNTENSAEASAAEAGSEG
- the rplV gene encoding 50S ribosomal protein L22 — translated: MEAKAKARYLRVTPRKARRVIDLIRGQQATEALAVLKFAEQSASDPIYKLVASGIANARVRADEEGVAFDENELVISEAFVDEGPTMKRFRPRAQGRAFRIEKRTSHVTVVLASGDDLPQRKSRKGNR
- the rpsS gene encoding 30S ribosomal protein S19 is translated as MPRSLKKGPFVDEHLFQKVARQNEKNTKNVIKTWSRRSMIVPDFLGHTIAVHDGRKHVPVFITESMVGHKLGEFAPTRTFRGHEKDDRKGRRR